One genomic window of Mycteria americana isolate JAX WOST 10 ecotype Jacksonville Zoo and Gardens chromosome Z, USCA_MyAme_1.0, whole genome shotgun sequence includes the following:
- the TICAM2 gene encoding LOW QUALITY PROTEIN: TIR domain-containing adapter molecule 2 (The sequence of the model RefSeq protein was modified relative to this genomic sequence to represent the inferred CDS: inserted 2 bases in 1 codon; deleted 3 bases in 2 codons; substituted 3 bases at 3 genomic stop codons) has protein sequence MTRHGSPMGGPPLPEKRAHQQGFRSLQQXXDYEAVFCKFVILRADNDAIDESIQIQNLLKNRFCVKSGIIFAAIPCSECVLENLSNAVNGSAWTIMLLTXNFLNGSWYVFQSYTSFVNALNSINYNSVIPVRPLNNPLPRRRLVFALQAVNTLXENSPGFAKQVEKNFQESTYRQ, from the exons ATGACGAGACATGGTTCCCCCATGGGAGGACCTCCATTACCTGAAAAG AGAGCCCACCAGCAGGGCTTCAGGAGTTTGCAGCAGTAATGAGACTACGAGGCTGTTTTCTGTAAGTTTGTGATTCTGCGTGCTGACAATGATGCCATC GATGAATCCATCCAGATCCAGAACCTCCTGAAGAATAGATTTTGTGTTAAATCTGGAATAATCTTTGCAGCGATACCTTGTAGTGAATGTGTCTTGGAAAATTTAAGTAATGCTGTGAATGGCTCAGCATGGACTATTATGCTACTGAC AAATTTTCTGAATGGATCTTGGTATGTGTTTCAGTCTTACACCTCCTTTGTCAATGCTCTTAACAGCATAAATTACAACTCTGTGATACCTGTGAGGCCACTGAATAACCCA TTACCCAGGAGAAGACTGGTTTTTGCGTTGCAGGCTGTTAACACACTGTAAGAGAATAGTCCTGGCTTTGCAAAACAAGTGGAGAAAAATTTCCAGGAGTCTACATACAGGCAATAG